The Zingiber officinale cultivar Zhangliang chromosome 2A, Zo_v1.1, whole genome shotgun sequence genomic sequence gcctcgacgatcagtttgcatactccagaagctacccgggaatAACATAAGATCATGTTGTAATCAGCAATATCgacaatatttcaaataaaatgaTGAGAATAGTGATTACCCAGAAGTAGAGCACCCTTCATTTTAAGACCGATCGTTCGGAACAAAGCCCGCTCCTCATCAGTAACAATCTCTAAATCAGTTGGAAGGTCTGCCGGCTGTAGGAATTCCTGCACTTTCCACAAAGCTTTCTCAGCCTTCCTGACCTTTAATTTTGCCTGAATCCGAAAAGAATATCACATTTCATGAtgattctgaaaaaaaaaaaaagattataacTTCAAAGGAAGGATATGAGAGTGTCTTTTGCATTCCAGAACTTACAAATACTAGCTTTCTCTCAAGATATCGAACTAGAGATGCATGTTTAGTCAGAACCATATTCTTCTTTGCCATTTCACTTTCCTCAGGGTTTAATGGTTTTCCCCATCGGCGTTTGGCTTCCATTGTTTCTGCAAGGGTACCTGCAACTAATGGACCCTTATCACTTTTGACATCAGCAACCAATGTTGATGCTCTCAACCGAGCTACTTCTTCACCATCGTAGTGAATGTTCGCTAgcttttctttttctataagaACCTCTCTAATTGAAGGTGCCATGAAATCATTACCCCTATAGAGCACAATATACTCTTTATTTCTATAAAGAAGCACTCCCCCTGTCAATTTCTGCAGATAAAGTTGGGAATCAAAAATTATTTTGCTGTTTCTTGGCATCAACAAGAAAGAGACATATTTcagtaaatttaaaaattatatgcaCACAATCATACCGAGAAAATGGTAAAAAAAGACTTAAATAACTCTGACATGCAACCTAAGCAAATTGCTAGAACAACCATACAGATGATAAGCACAATAATTCTTCAAGCAGGCATTTTGTGCTGATACTAAATCCAAACACAACCATATGGGTGTGACACCTGTGAAGATCACAAACTGTATACTAGAATCGTTAATCATTATTATAATCTTCATCATCAAGCCAAGTTTGTCCCAACCATTTGGGGTTCTTTACTCATTTATACGGATTCTATCCCTCTATTGAACTCTATCTAAATCTGTAGCACTATCAACCTTCAAACCAgtaaatcatttttttattgtAGTAACTAGAGTTTTCACTTATCTCCATCTACCCCTCACATCATCTTCTACAATAATTGATTCAATTTGTCTTGCTACAATTATTAAAGCCGGTGAGAAATAGATCAATTTGGTGGAGAAACATTTGTATCTTCTATCAGATCTTATTTCTTTTCCATGTACCGCTGATTTTGTTTTACAATTTTTTTCAGCAGCAGTACAGTGGGTATAATTATTGCAAAGGTAGAtggtgttgggaccttgacgtccgttagaaggggggtgaatagcgtctcacccaaatcgttcgctttcTATAATATTAGTGCACAACGGAatacaaaacaaactaacaaataaaaagttaaactaaaacaagaaaaaagAAGACAAGCAAACCACAAAGACACGCTtgtttacgtggtttggagataaagctcctacttcacagctatccgtaaggtggacgatcccgatccgtcggtggatgattccccggagaacttccgaCTAGCTCGCGTAGTTCCTTGTGGGTGAAGAAACCTCATTACAACTCACACAAGATAacactagatcacttgagcacttggagactctaattagagttaaccaccactaatttcgtcaaccatgcccaagcacctgagctctattaaatagaactcgggaggaaaacaccaagctattttcccgccaccagtcgactagtcctaaGTGGAATTTGACCGTTACAAGCCAGCggcttgataccagtcgactgataaaaacaccaatcgactgataaaaACACTAGTCAACTGATCCACATGGGTTGAAAGAACAAAGGCATTCTGTTcgctactagtcgactgatgctgCTACAATACTTCTGCAGTAACTGCTGTAGTAAAACTCTAAACCTAAGATTTTACtccaagtacaatctctcatgcactcgtccttgccggcacaacctaaacctagccttctagcctcctccatcagtctcgcgtccctcgaatgtctccccatccttcacgccttgtcttctggagcttccatcggccttgtcattgttgtcggatcTTTCCATCGACACTCGTCCTTGCCGGCACAACCTAAacctagccttctaacctcctccatcagtctcgcgtccctcgaatgtctccccatccttcacgccttgtcttctggagcttccatcggccttgtcattgttgtcggatcTTTCTTTGTCAAGAGGTTGtgcctctgggacttcatccattgtcaagtcacacttggatttacgttgccaagactacatacttgaacttacaccgtcaagactcacacttggactttccttcttgTACCTGTattctgcacactcacaatgcatatcaaatacaacaataaatctaacttaaacctttgcccaaacatcaaaacttatggTACCCAAATTGTTCCAACAAATGGAAGTTGATCGTTTAtacaaaaaagggaaaaaaaaacataaatattattTGGGCATATAGTGTTGAACCAGGAGTTAATACGGGGGACATGGAAGCCCAGTTCAATTACTCTATAAGATACACTAAAAGTATCATGACTCAAACTTACTTAGATCCTCTGAGCATAGTTTGGGGATACTAGTGCTGAAGATGTTGATTAAACAAAATTGCCTAACTTTTAAAGGCTTTAAAGCTTCACCTTTGAATCACTACACTTAAGACTTAGTGAAGCCTGTCAACTGGAGCaatagaagaaagaagaaaggcaaGTTCTTGAACAGCATCTACTAAAGAACAAGTGGAAGGAAAATTGTTGATCATAAGGTTTTGCAAAACAAAAGCATGTTTGTACAGGAATAGATAATTGACTTCGCAAATCAATCAACTAATATTCACaagtgaaagtaaaaaaaaaagaaatttctaattcctaccaataaatcatatcatactcTCCACCTTAATTTCTTCAGCCATTCTCTCATTAGAGGTATTTGGTATGCCACGCTTGATGGCTATCTTAGCAATAGAACTTTTCTCCCATAACTTCACTATAGCAGCAGCCAAGCCTTGGAGTTGCCTGTTTCTTCCTACATAAATGGACAAATATTGATAACTCAGTAGCGATTATGAAAGAAAGTATAATTTATTCACATGAATTTATAATCGTGCCATACCTAGAACAAAGTGAGGGGGCATTGTTCCAGCAAGCCTTCTCAGAACCGTCATTTCTTTATCTCTTAGAGATCTTCTGGTCTTATAAGGGAGAAGTCTAAATGGTGGTTTGTAACCAGGAACTAGACCGGGCAGCAAGTCAGCATCAACTGGACGTGGATTACAACCAGACCAATCTTTGCAACGTGGACCCAACTGATCCAACAAACTGTCAATACAAGCTGTAGCTGGAGATCCTTCAGAGAGGTTTTCATATGTCATAGAATCAGCTTTAGAGCTCCCTGAAATTGCAACTGAAGTTTCCGCTTGATTGTACATAATAAGATTAGAACAATCTCTCATTGAAGGATTATGGGAAGAACTGGCATCAGAAAGCTTTGAGTAGGTCTGGATGCAAGGAAGTTGATAAGCCATTCCCCTATATAACACAACTGACCTTCCAGACCTCCAAATGACCACGCCTCCGGTTTTAATCTGTAAATATATTGAAATACAAGAAAATATCATACTAGTTGTCAGATAAAAGGACTTAAGACTTGGAGTTAGGAAATTTTGTGTTAAGAAAAACATTATTTGAGCAATGAAGACTAAATCCAGGACATTTACAACAACAAAGAATATTACTCAAATAATGTTTTTTGCATCAATTTCAGgaccttattcatttttttcacACCATTAATAAGAGGGACAACGAACTATAAGAATATCATGGATGACATCAAGTCCCCACGGGATGCCCAGTTGGCTAGAGGGTGGCAGACTTGTTACAATAGGGCAAGAGATCAATTCCCAGCGGACACATGCCCTCGGGGAAAAAAATCCCTCCCGCCCCTAGCCAACTTGGCGGTTGGCTATAAACTGACtgcatgatttacctcccttcacataacaTGGGATAAGTTGTGTGAGATGAGCGTAATCATCTTTTGCTATCATCATGGATGACATCAAATATGAGAGAGAGGCCGATATCTCTCTGATTCTTAAAATTCATACCTAAAAAGCCaagaagatattttttttattccttcTTGTTGCTTCAAATGCTGCAACTTCtcaatttatttctttttgtaattaTGACATCATGAAGAGAATTTATGATCACTTACACGAAAGTGTCATGTTAGTGTGAAATGGTGATCCTTTAAGCATGTTCTGATACTATTATCTTCATTTTTCCCTTTCTTGTCACACTTCCTTTAGCAGCAGTCAACTACCCTTTTGATAATAAAGCATAGGTCTTAGTTCTCAAAACACTTATCTTTAAAGGCTAATATGATATTTCTTCAATGGAATTGTGCCAAAGAACAATTATAATTATCTAACATTTTGAcaagatggtttaaaaaaaggaaaagctAACCTCTAAAATCTCATGTGTCCTCTTCATGTTCAGGTTGGCTGGGCCTTCAAACCTTAACTTAATGACTTCTACCTCCTTCCACTTCTCATGGATGCATTTCACAACAGCCTCAGTCACACCTGCTGGCCCCACAGTCATCCTCTCTTTCATTTTTAAAGAAGTGTTTCTCAGTCTCCGCAGTTCCGGCTCTGGTATAGTCCTCTCTGCTAGTTCAGTGTTACTCCTTTGCAACTGCTCACCCTCCATGGAATCAATTTCTCTTTCCCATGGTAAAGGCACTGGACTGGCTACGTCAAGGTCATCGTGCCCAGAATTAAGCACCACTAACATGTCCAGGTTTTCAGAAGAGACGGAGACGCCAATACCGACATTGGAGGAACTTGAACACTTATGGTCGTTGAACCTCTCAGCATTTTCTCTAACAAAGTACTCTCTTCTTTTTTCGCTCAACTCATCATCTCTCACCGGGGACTTATCCGCAACTTTAGAGTCTAAATCAGCTTCCTGAGAACTGAATATCTCTTCTCCAAATGGAACACTAACTTCTGGACAGCTTAGAGCGTCCATGTCAGAAGAAAGGACAGGAAATTCTTCCTCCAGAGAGACATTTATAGGATCACCATAGTTGAAGCTTCTACCCTTATCCACCACCAAATTCAATTCTTTAGGCTTCACATAATCTTTgccaaaatcaatattttttaccaaagcTTCGCTGTAGTTAGCATAACGGATACCATCTTCATCATGCTTAGCTGCGTGTGCCCAAGGAGCCGACTTCTTCGTCTGCATGCCAAAAGGAATGCCCACGATACGATTCGCCATAGGAGGAACTGCGTCGACAGAATTCCCAAAGGATTCATATAAAAGGTCTGAATCTGAAGACTTCCCACTCTCAGTTGCATTTAACTTCTCAATGATTAAGCGCAACCTACCCCCTCCTCGCTCTTCATCAACTTTCTCATTTGAAGCTCCAAACTCCATCACGGGAGCCCCACACTCATCCAAAGGCTGACTAAATGGAGCGTCCAAAGAAGTCTGAAACTTTTGATCCAAAGCAGACCTCGAGGAGGAGATCTTCACGGGCCATCGCTCAAGGGTCTGGGCGTTGAAACTGGGCCTCGGCTTtcttttcctcctctttctcgTCTTTTCCATATCTTTCTCCTTTGTTTCAAATTCAATTGGGCCGTCCTCCGGGAATTCTTCATCGGAGCATCGAAGACGCCCGGCCGAGGGACGAACTACCGAGCAACAGAAATTGGAGCTGGTAAGAATCGATCTTTGGGCCGAATGAACGGCCATGatcgaggaggaggaagaagaggaggggaGGAGAGAAGGGGGCGAGAGGGGAGGGCAAGGGTTTAAGGGGAAGCAGGCAAACGCCAACGCCATGAACACGAACTGAGAGTGAGAACGATGCAGGTGCGTCCGTGGATAATATCGCGTTCGATAAGGCCCAATTAGTAAGCCTATACAAGTTTCTTATATTTGTCATTCTATTGAAGGAAGTTTTCTACTTCTCTATATACTGCTGCGGATTCAAATCTTAAATACTTAGTTAACCACTTTAAAGATCGTAAGGTATGTTTGAGCCAAAACGTCACTTTTTAATCTAAATTTCCAACATGAAGGggctattaaaaaaaattgaaatactgTTCCAAATAAGGGTgagaaataatataaaaaattaagtaTATCATACTCACCATATTGAAATATAACGAAATATACCAATTTTCGATATCAAGTATCGGTATAAGATctatatcaaaatttttgatataccaTATCAATaccaaaattttattataaatagtaTAGAATTGATACCATATTGGAATTTAGGTATACCAAAAATTCGATATACCAAAATTTTGGTACAATATCAATATGAATTTTTTGATACCAAACTTTTCATTTGATAACGGTATATTAATTAATGGTTTGATATACCATATCAAACCACCCCTACTTCGAAAGTTCCATCTTTCTCCTTTTTGCTTTCAATTTTTTTACCATCAATTTAATTTAGTGGGGTCCATCAAAATAGCTTACTATTTCTGAATAACTATAGAGTTCACTTTCCaatataaaagtgataaaatctatTTCATAGGATTTTTCTATACGAGTTCTTTTACTTTGTCCGAGCTCAATCTCAActggttcatcatcttcttcttcttgtatttcatATGTCTGTTTTGAGAATTTAGCTTCTTCTCATGTCTTATACGGATATATATGCTCGAAGAAAGAGACATTTCTCTATTCTATTATCGAGTTTTTATATATATCCGCTATTTGTGACTCATGCACAAAAAATCGATACGCACCGCTGTTATGTGCATCCAACAAATATGGAATTAATAGTTTTTGGGCATATCTTAATCATTTTCAAATTAGACACCAAAACTTTAGCAAAACACCCtacattcataaatatttgtaggacgattGTCTTCCATTCTATAACTCATAAGAGTTTGTATCTATTTTCTTTTaagacaccttatttaaaagataattagttGTTAACATAACTTCCCCCACATGAACTCTAGCAATCCAaagcttaatagaagagcattcatcattttttttaagtGCAATTGTTTTActtagcaactccattttgcttaGGAATATAAGGAGTTATTGTTTCATGCATGATCTCATGTTCAGAACACAACTCAGCaaatggtgatacatattcacctcTTCGATCACTTTGAATcgccttaatctttttattaagttagtttttaactttATTCTTATACAGAACAAATTTCTCTATTGCTTCATCATTACtcttgagaagatacacataacaatattttatgttatcatctatAAAAATGATAAAGTATTTGTTCCCACCATGTATCAGTATTCCTTTTAGGCCACACACGTCTGTGTGAATTAGGTTGAGTGGTTCGTTgcttctttcaacatgttgaaaggaaatcattgtcattttcgcttcaacataaATTTCACACTTGTGTTTCTGGTCAAGAAGGAATGTAAGTATGTTTTACATGTTAATTAATCTACGTAACACATCTTAGTTAACAAGTCCTAGTCTATCATGCCACAAATATGAAGACCTGATCGCATAAGTAAAAAAACTTCTAATTTTATTAACCTTAGGCGTAATACTCATTACACTGAGCTTGAATAACTCCTCGATTACATAATATTTTCCTAAAAATATTCCATTTTTAGACAAAGTAACTCTGTCCAACTCAAAAATAATACGGAAGTCGTGCTTACTTAACAGTGATCCTGACTAGATTCTTCTGAATCTCTGAAACTTACAACATATTGTTGAGAGTTAACTTCTTGCCTGAGGTTAGCTTCAACACTACTTtttcttggcccatgatgtccaaGGTTGCTGAGTTTTCCATGAATAGTTTTTTTCCATCTTTGATTTCTTCAAAGTTGTTGAGCAGTTCTTTGTTGTAGCGAATATGTCTGGTAACTCTAGTATCAATCCACCATTACTTCGGAAGCCACAACACGAAGATTGTCCATTTATGGTTCCTCGCTCAGGTTGGTCTCCTACTTCTTCTTCGACTTTCTGCACTTCAAAGATTTGTGACCGACTCATCCACAATTGAAGCATATTCCAGAGAATTTCTTTCTTATGTCTCCTTTGAGTCCTATATTGGAAGCTTTAGAGTTCTTCCATTTCAAATTTTGACCGTGCTCAACTgcattggctttcacagtaggttgagagaacagttttctctcaaaactcttgttgtcttcctcAATTCAAAGTCTAATAATGAGTTCTTCCATGTtaatctccttccgcttgtgttTCAAGTAGCTTTCGAAGTCCTTCTAGCCAGGAAGCAgattctcaatgatagcagccacctaaaaggtttcactcagaactatACTTTCCGAGtgaatctcgtgcaagatcacctgaagcttatggacttggctgatcaccgtcttagagtcaaccatcttgtagtcaaGGAATATGCCCACAATAAAtttcttggcccctgcatccttTGTCTTGTACTTTTTGTCTAAGGACTTGTTAGTGTAAGTTCTAAGAGTTAATCAAAAGTTGGTTGACTTAGGACATATTAtgtcatatttcattaataaaagaaaattattattatatttacttcagataaataaatataataatatcttaTGATAGTAGGTTCTAGtatacagtatatcaattggttgaattgatagtggaggCTTATAGATATATATGacgctactcttaactattcttggtcaagcattaatatgcaaagacaatattaatacattgagactagcatgtaggtcaattgatgacttaatctcacaaatcatagatatgagatatcaagttgacactgTTGGAGATCTTTTATGATCGGATAGAAGGGGGGTTAAATAGGTGGTGCTCCAAAGTCAatagcttcctacacttgttagtttgcgcagcgaaataatacaaaacaaacaagctaaatacTAAGAAAGAAtgagcaaaccaatgcacgtcgatgtaacgtggttcggagataacttgatCCTACTTCACAGTTGCCTATAAGGTGGATGATCCatcaatccttcggtggattagctccCCGCAAATCTAATTATATCAagtctccttatgggtggagaaacctcaccacaactccaaccaagatctcttggaacacaaagaactcttgagcacttgttgactactaattagggttaaccaccactaatttcatcaatattaaccaagctccaaagccttgtttatataggccacgggttggaaaatctCATCCACCAGTCAACTAGTGAAAGTGTcaatcgactgccctctgtggagattcgactgttacatcccaacAGCTTGATACCATTCAACTGtgaaaataccagtcgactgctccacactggctgaGAGAACAGAGATATTATGTTCGCTCCCTAGTTGACTACCCagttgactgcaccagtcgattgatgaaatcaccagttgactggtacccgagtacaatctcttagCACTCAGACCTTcatccttatgactcacttgactcttccttgtagccttgacctcttgccttcaagcttactttctttggttcttgtccctcggatgtatTCAAGCATGCGGCTcacccccaatgtcatccttcgcgtatgcctcgaagtcgcttccctcggcccttatcctTATTGTCTTGTCCActatccctcggatgctccatccttcaccgaacctgaagccatcaaactgagtcatatatgtatcctgcaaacctgcataaTTCAAATACGTATATCAATACAAGGCTGAACCTTACttaactctttgcccaaacatcaaaacacatggtcgcacagaccattgggattactccaacagacacataggtatatattagagaatatgtgctCAATTGACCCGCAATGAGATATTTcattgatcgttatatgagtatcataaacattctcatagtgactattggta encodes the following:
- the LOC122041707 gene encoding CRM-domain containing factor CFM3, chloroplastic/mitochondrial-like, whose amino-acid sequence is MALAFACFPLNPCPPLSPPSLLPSSSSSSSIMAVHSAQRSILTSSNFCCSVVRPSAGRLRCSDEEFPEDGPIEFETKEKDMEKTRKRRKRKPRPSFNAQTLERWPVKISSSRSALDQKFQTSLDAPFSQPLDECGAPVMEFGASNEKVDEERGGGRLRLIIEKLNATESGKSSDSDLLYESFGNSVDAVPPMANRIVGIPFGMQTKKSAPWAHAAKHDEDGIRYANYSEALVKNIDFGKDYVKPKELNLVVDKGRSFNYGDPINVSLEEEFPVLSSDMDALSCPEVSVPFGEEIFSSQEADLDSKVADKSPVRDDELSEKRREYFVRENAERFNDHKCSSSSNVGIGVSVSSENLDMLVVLNSGHDDLDVASPVPLPWEREIDSMEGEQLQRSNTELAERTIPEPELRRLRNTSLKMKERMTVGPAGVTEAVVKCIHEKWKEVEVIKLRFEGPANLNMKRTHEILEIKTGGVVIWRSGRSVVLYRGMAYQLPCIQTYSKLSDASSSHNPSMRDCSNLIMYNQAETSVAISGSSKADSMTYENLSEGSPATACIDSLLDQLGPRCKDWSGCNPRPVDADLLPGLVPGYKPPFRLLPYKTRRSLRDKEMTVLRRLAGTMPPHFVLGRNRQLQGLAAAIVKLWEKSSIAKIAIKRGIPNTSNERMAEEIKKLTGGVLLYRNKEYIVLYRGNDFMAPSIREVLIEKEKLANIHYDGEEVARLRASTLVADVKSDKGPLVAGTLAETMEAKRRWGKPLNPEESEMAKKNMVLTKHASLVRYLERKLVFAKLKVRKAEKALWKVQEFLQPADLPTDLEIVTDEERALFRTIGLKMKGALLLGRRGIFDGTVENMHLNWKNNELVKILVKGKNFKQVKHIAISLEAESGGVLISLDKTTKGYAIIFYRSKNYQRPQIIKPRNLLTRRQALARSIELQRREALLHHISNLQDQIQMLKSQLDHMQGDEGGNQVLNVQVNLTSCSDNKNQVEDEEEEAFLETYSSQDEEEEASQ